A stretch of the Capsicum annuum cultivar UCD-10X-F1 chromosome 8, UCD10Xv1.1, whole genome shotgun sequence genome encodes the following:
- the LOC107840546 gene encoding thaumatin-like protein 1b, whose protein sequence is MDRLLITLTFLSLLLFSFSLFSEVQSTTFKIVNKCRHTVWPGILTGADRAPVNPTGFILKSGKSKTLKMPKAWSGRVWGRTLCSNDPSTGKFTCLTGDCGSGKVECAGAGAIPPASLAEFTLNGDQGLDFYDVSLVDGYNLPMLIVAKGGTSGGCSATGCLVDLNGACPKDLRVASGKESVGCKSACLAFNDPIYCCSEAYNTPDTCHPSSYSLFFKHACPRSYSYAYDDKTSTFTCASADYLIIFCPPPYTSQKVLGARKDSAELPLVNKTMMYIGRHH, encoded by the exons ATGGATCGTCTTCTCATCACCCTcacctttctctctcttcttctcttctctttctctctcttctcag AGGTGCAGTCAACGACTTTCAAGATAGTAAACAAGTGTCGGCACACAGTATGGCCCGGAATACTAACCGGAGCTGACAGAGCACCCGTTAATCCAACCGGGTTTATTCTCAAGAGTGGAAAATCCAAGACGTTAAAGATGCCCAAGGCTTGGTCGGGTCGGGTTTGGGGTCGGACCCTCTGCTCCAACGATCCATCTACCGGAAAATTTACCTGCCTCACCGGAGATTGCGGCTCCGGCAAGGTGGAATGCGCCGGAGCTGGTGCTATTCCTCCGGCGAGTTTAGCGGAGTTTACACTCAACGGCGATCAAGGTTTAGATTTCTATGACGTCAGCCTTGTTGACGGGTACAACCTTCCGATGCTTATAGTTGCTAAAGGAGGTACAAGTGGGGGATGCAGTGCTACGGGATGTTTAGTGGACTTAAACGGCGCGTGCCCGAAAGACTTGAGAGTTGCGAGTGGGAAAGAAAGTGTTGGATGTAAGAGCGCGTGTTTGGCGTTTAACGATCCGATATACTGTTGTAGCGAAGCGTATAATACGCCTGACACGTGTCACCCATCGAGCTACTCGCTCTTTTTCAAGCACGCGTGCCCACGCTCTTATAGTTATGCTTATGATGATAAAACTAGTACCTTCACTTGTGCATCTGCTGATTACTTGATCATATTTTGCCCTCCCCCTTATACCAG CCAAAAAGTGTTGGGAGCACGGAAGGATTCAGCTGAGCTGCCACTGGTCAATAAAACCATGATGTACATTGGAAGGCATCACTGA